From one Pan troglodytes isolate AG18354 chromosome 13, NHGRI_mPanTro3-v2.0_pri, whole genome shotgun sequence genomic stretch:
- the LOC112207946 gene encoding ras-related protein Rab-6C yields MSAGGDLGNPLRKFKLVFLGEQSVAKTSLITRFMYDSFDNTYQATIGIDFLSKTMYLEDGTIGLRLWDTAGQERLRSLIPRYIRDSAAAVVVYDITNVNSFQQTTKWIDDVRTERGSDVIITLVGNRTDLADKRQVSIEEGERKAKGLNVRFIETRAKAGYNVKQLFRRVAAALPGMESTQDRSREDMSDIKLEKPQEQPVSEGGCSCYSPMSSSTLPQKPPYSFIDCSVNIGLNLFPSLITFCNSSLLPVSWR; encoded by the coding sequence ATGTCCGCGGGCGGCGACCTCGGGAATCCGCTGAGGAAATTCAAGCTGGTGTTCCTGGGGGAGCAAAGCGTTGCAAAGACATCTTTGATCACCAGATTCATGTATGACAGTTTTGACAACACCTATCAGGCAACAATTGGCATTGACTTTTTATCAAAAACTATGTACTTGGAGGATGGAACAATCGGGCTTCGGCTGTGGGATACGGCGGGTCAGGAACGTCTCCGTAGCCTCATTCCCAGGTACATCCGTGATTCTGCTGCAGCTGTAGTAGTTTACGATATCACAAATGTTAACTCATTCCAGCAAACTACAAAGTGGATTGATGATGTCAGAACAGAAAGAGGAAGTGATGTTATCATCACGCTAGTAGGAAATAGAACAGATCTTGCTGACAAGAGGCAAGTGTCAattgaggagggagagaggaaagccaAAGGGCTGAATGTTAGGTTTATTGAAACTAGGGCAAAAGCTGGATACAATGTAAAGCAGCTCTTTCGACGTGTAGCAGCAGCTTTGCCGGGAATGGAAAGCACACAGGACAGAAGCAGAGAAGACATGAGTGACATAAAACTGGAAAAGCCTCAGGAGCAACCAGTCAGCGAAGGGGGTTGTTCCTGCTACTCTCCCATGTCATCTTCAACCCTTCCTCAGAAGCCCCCTTACTCTTTCATTGACTGCAGTGTGAATATTGGCTTGAACCTTTTCCCTTCATTAATAACGTTTTGCAATTCATCATTGCTCCCTGTCTCGTGGAGATGA